CAACAAATACGTATGGAATACCCTTCTCATCTGCTATTTCTGGCAGATGCATTACGATCTCTTCTGGCTGAACATCTTCAGCGATAAGAACCAGCTCGGCTGTGCCGCGCTCAACTGCTTTGGTTGCTTCGTTTGTTCCTTTCTTTACTCGGCCGGTGTCCCGGGCTACCTCAAGCGCCTCGACGGCGTCGTCTTGAAGGTCCGCGGGTACGTCAAAGTCTACATAAACTGGCATAGTGTTTCACCTCCCTGCAATGGGCTCACGCTCCCCCGCCGTATCAGTAGCCTTTTTCGGACTACTGACCCGCAGATGCGGGAGAATCCTGTGTGGCTAGGAGCATCATCAACCCAGAGCAGGATGTATTCCGGTATAACGTTACACCCCAATAAAAGCGCTTTCAAATGTAACTCCCCGTGGTAGCCGGACACACGCTAAAAAACGCCATAATAACAGGTGTACTGACAGCAAAATACTAACAAGGAAAACACCTGTATACCGCGTACGCTGATATGTTGAAAAACAAGGTCGTAAAGCAGGCGCAAACATTGTATACCGAGGCAAGCACGGTGAATGAACGTCGAATTATTGTCTTAGCTGGCGATCGAGAGGCAGGATATGCGCTTGCTGAGCAAATCATCGATGGGTGTGGGATTCCATGGGAAGATACCACCGCAGTTAGCTCATACGCAGGCTTTCCCTGTGAAACAGTCAATCGACAGGAAACATCAGCACTTCTCGGACAAACCAATACGGGAGTGATTTATGACCTGCATACTGCATTTTCACCAGACGGGATTGGACGAGCGACAGGGGGTATCGACGGGGCTGGATTGGGCATATTCCTTATGCCAGATGTTGATCAATGGGCCGAAACCAGAAGCGATATTGATCAATATCTGGCAGTACCACCGTTCGATATCAATGACGTCACTGGACACTTCCGAGAGCATTTGATAAAAACACTACAACGTCATCGGGGTATTTGTATCATAAGCCTCGAACGTGAGTCAGTAGTCAAAGACGGACAGACACATCCGGCACCTCGATATGTTACTGAGAACAACAAGAAACGACCATCTGGAACAACATTTCCAGATCAAGCCTATCAGTACTGCCAGACCAACGACCAGCGACAGGCATTGCAGGCCATTGAGAGCCTTACAACAGCACCAACAGCAGTTAGTCTTGAATCAAATAGAGGCAGAGGAAAATCGGCAGTAGCTGGGATCGGTGCAGCATGTTTAGCCACGATGGGCTACAATATTGTGGTAACCGCACCAGCATACCAAAACGCACGACCAGTATTCGAACATGCGAGCAAGTTACTTGAGAGACTGGGAGTAGAGACGTGCTCAAATAACGAGACAAAGATAACAACGTCAAGTGGAACCATCCGTTTTTTTGACCTCCTCCCACGACTGAAGTCGTGGGATTCCTCCGTGGGTAATCCACCCAGATTGATTACCCCGGCTGTGAACGTGCGGGTTCGCTGATGCACCTTTGGCCCCCAAACGGGGGTGTGGCGTGTTGGGTATCCACTCGGTGTTGCCCTCCCAAGAAGGGAGTGACACTCACGGGCGTCCAGCACCGTGAGCAGCGGGCCGGGCCATCGGCCCCACTCCCCGTTACAGCCACACGTGGGGAGCGCTTGGGTGACATGCCAACCGCTGCTGGTTGGGCTGCGAAGGTGTGTGAATGTAAGAGTTGAGACGCACTCGTGGCCAGCTTGAGCGTGAGCACGTTCCCCGCAGCAGCATGTCGCATGCCTACCAACTTATAGTATTTCGCATAGAATAAACGTTGGGATTACAACCGGTCTATGTCACGTTGTTTGTGACATATCATGTCGGCTTCATCCACACCCCTGAAGGGGTGGGCTTTCGCC
This portion of the Salinarchaeum sp. IM2453 genome encodes:
- a CDS encoding tRNA(Met) cytidine acetyltransferase TmcA domain-containing protein — its product is MLKNKVVKQAQTLYTEASTVNERRIIVLAGDREAGYALAEQIIDGCGIPWEDTTAVSSYAGFPCETVNRQETSALLGQTNTGVIYDLHTAFSPDGIGRATGGIDGAGLGIFLMPDVDQWAETRSDIDQYLAVPPFDINDVTGHFREHLIKTLQRHRGICIISLERESVVKDGQTHPAPRYVTENNKKRPSGTTFPDQAYQYCQTNDQRQALQAIESLTTAPTAVSLESNRGRGKSAVAGIGAACLATMGYNIVVTAPAYQNARPVFEHASKLLERLGVETCSNNETKITTSSGTIRFFDLLPRLKSWDSSVGNPPRLITPAVNVRVR
- the rpl7ae gene encoding 50S ribosomal protein L7Ae, coding for MPVYVDFDVPADLQDDAVEALEVARDTGRVKKGTNEATKAVERGTAELVLIAEDVQPEEIVMHLPEIADEKGIPYVFVDTQDDIGHAAGLEVGSAAAAIVDAGEASDDVENIAEKVEDLQ